One genomic window of Polaromonas sp. SP1 includes the following:
- a CDS encoding YdiU family protein, whose amino-acid sequence MTSAIDAPAADLTWVNSFAGLGPDFYNELQPTPLPSPYWVGKSRALARELGLEDTWLESADTLEALTGNRLLPGSRPLASVYSGHQFGVWAGQLGDGRALLLGEFDTPRGPQEIQLKGAGKTPYSRMGDGRAVLRSSIREFLCSEAMHGLGIPTTRALCVTGSDAAVRREEIETAAVVARTAPSFIRFGHFEHFSYNDQHAQLKTLADYAIDRFYPACREAPQPYAALLEAVSERTAHLMAAWQAVGFCHGVMNTDNMSILGLTIDYGPFQFLDAFDPGHICNHSDTQGRYAYNRQPNMAYWNLFCLGQALLPLIGDQEQALAALEPYKTLFPDALQARMRSKLGLADEQPGDKELVDGTFRLLAGSKADYTIFWRRLSGFTPQAGHEPVRDLFFDRETFNAWALQYSERVTHVDIGLRADLMIKNNPKFVLRNHLGEEAIRAAKLKDFSGVDTLLALLQAPFDEHAGHDSFAGFPPDWASSIEISCSS is encoded by the coding sequence ATGACCTCTGCGATAGATGCCCCTGCTGCCGACCTGACCTGGGTCAACAGCTTTGCCGGCCTGGGCCCGGATTTCTACAACGAACTCCAGCCGACGCCTTTGCCCTCCCCTTACTGGGTCGGGAAAAGCCGTGCGCTGGCGCGCGAGCTGGGCCTTGAAGACACCTGGCTCGAATCGGCCGACACATTGGAGGCGCTGACGGGCAACCGACTGCTGCCAGGCTCAAGGCCGCTGGCCAGCGTCTACAGCGGCCACCAGTTTGGCGTCTGGGCCGGGCAACTGGGCGACGGCCGGGCTTTGCTGCTGGGCGAGTTCGACACCCCGCGCGGGCCGCAGGAAATCCAGCTCAAGGGCGCCGGCAAGACGCCCTATTCACGCATGGGTGACGGCCGCGCCGTGTTGCGCAGCTCGATCCGCGAGTTTTTGTGCTCCGAAGCCATGCACGGCCTGGGCATACCGACCACCCGCGCGCTCTGCGTGACCGGCTCGGATGCGGCCGTGCGGCGCGAAGAAATCGAAACCGCCGCCGTGGTGGCCCGCACGGCACCCAGCTTTATCCGCTTTGGGCACTTTGAGCATTTCAGCTACAACGACCAGCATGCGCAGCTGAAAACCCTGGCCGACTATGCCATAGACCGCTTCTATCCGGCCTGCCGGGAGGCGCCGCAGCCTTACGCCGCGTTGCTGGAAGCCGTGAGCGAACGCACCGCCCACCTGATGGCCGCCTGGCAGGCCGTGGGCTTTTGCCATGGCGTGATGAACACCGACAACATGAGCATCCTGGGCCTGACGATTGACTACGGCCCGTTCCAGTTCCTGGATGCGTTTGACCCCGGCCATATCTGCAACCATTCAGACACTCAGGGCCGCTACGCCTACAACCGGCAGCCCAACATGGCGTACTGGAACCTCTTTTGCCTCGGGCAGGCCTTGCTGCCCTTGATCGGCGACCAGGAGCAGGCGTTGGCGGCACTGGAGCCCTACAAAACCCTCTTTCCCGACGCGCTGCAGGCCCGCATGCGCAGCAAACTCGGCCTGGCCGATGAACAGCCCGGCGACAAGGAACTGGTCGACGGCACCTTCAGGCTGCTGGCCGGCAGCAAGGCGGACTACACCATCTTCTGGCGCCGCCTGAGCGGTTTTACCCCCCAAGCCGGCCATGAGCCGGTGCGCGACCTGTTCTTTGACCGGGAAACCTTCAATGCCTGGGCGCTACAATATTCAGAGCGCGTAACCCACGTGGATATTGGGCTGCGGGCCGATTTGATGATTAAAAACAACCCCAAATTCGTGCTGCGCAACCACTTGGGCGAAGAAGCCATACGCGCCGCGAAACTAAAAGACTTTTCCGGGGTCGATACCTTGCTTGCGCTGCTGCAGGCCCCATTTGATGAACATGCCGGCCATGACAGCTTTGCCGGCTTTCCGCCTGACTGGGCTTCATCGATTGAAATCAGTTGCAGCTCGTAA
- the msrB gene encoding peptide-methionine (R)-S-oxide reductase MsrB → MSAKIQKTDAEWKALLAEKGAEPAAFEVTRHAATERPYTGKYEAVWDDGSYHCICCGAKLFDSETKFDAGCGWPSFSEEAVPGAIEEIVDRKHGMVRTETVCASCGAHLGHVFPDGPSPTGLRYCMNSASLDFKKK, encoded by the coding sequence ATGAGCGCCAAAATCCAGAAAACCGATGCCGAATGGAAAGCCCTGCTGGCCGAAAAAGGGGCCGAACCGGCTGCTTTTGAAGTCACCCGCCATGCCGCCACCGAGCGGCCTTACACCGGCAAATATGAAGCTGTGTGGGATGACGGCAGCTACCACTGCATCTGCTGCGGCGCCAAGCTGTTCGACTCCGAAACCAAATTCGACGCAGGCTGCGGCTGGCCCAGCTTTTCCGAAGAGGCCGTGCCGGGCGCGATCGAGGAAATCGTGGACCGCAAACACGGCATGGTGCGCACGGAAACGGTGTGCGCCAGCTGCGGCGCGCATTTGGGCCATGTGTTTCCCGACGGGCCCTCGCCGACGGGGTTGCGCTACTGCATGAACTCGGCCTCGCTGGATTTCAAAAAGAAGTGA
- a CDS encoding septation protein A, whose amino-acid sequence MKILFDFLPIALFFGMFKYAEGNKDWAAATATEWLGFMVSGGVVGPAEAPVLLATVVVIIATLAQILWLKVRGQKVDTMLWISLGLVTVLGGATIYFHSENFIKWKPTVLYWVMGGALLFGQLVFKKNGIKSLMGAQMTLPDAIWRVVNLSWVGFFAVMGVLNLWVAFNFSTATWVNFKLFGGLGLMLVFVLVQAVYLNKHIKQPDASP is encoded by the coding sequence ATGAAAATTCTTTTCGACTTTTTGCCGATCGCCCTCTTCTTCGGCATGTTCAAGTACGCCGAAGGCAACAAGGACTGGGCAGCCGCCACGGCCACCGAGTGGCTGGGGTTTATGGTTTCAGGCGGTGTCGTCGGCCCCGCTGAAGCGCCAGTGCTGCTGGCCACCGTGGTCGTGATCATCGCCACGCTGGCGCAAATCCTCTGGCTCAAGGTGCGCGGTCAAAAGGTCGACACCATGCTCTGGATAAGCCTGGGGCTGGTCACCGTGCTGGGCGGCGCCACGATTTATTTCCACAGCGAAAACTTCATCAAATGGAAGCCCACCGTGCTCTATTGGGTCATGGGCGGTGCCCTGCTGTTCGGCCAGTTGGTGTTCAAGAAAAACGGCATCAAGTCACTGATGGGCGCGCAGATGACACTGCCTGACGCCATCTGGCGCGTGGTCAATCTGAGCTGGGTCGGCTTTTTTGCGGTGATGGGGGTTCTCAACCTCTGGGTCGCCTTTAATTTTTCCACTGCCACCTGGGTCAATTTCAAGTTGTTCGGCGGCCTGGGCCTGATGCTGGTCTTTGTGCTGGTGCAGGCGGTCTACCTGAACAAGCACATCAAGCAGCCGGACGCCTCGCCATGA
- a CDS encoding BolA family transcriptional regulator, which produces MMAGVSTALPIRADLIEQQLRAQLQPTRLEVLDESAAHAGHSGANAEGYGSHFRVRIASPLFTGRNRVARHRLVYDALQNFIDQGLHALAIEIIESP; this is translated from the coding sequence ATGATGGCCGGCGTTTCAACCGCCCTGCCCATTCGCGCCGACCTGATCGAGCAGCAACTGAGGGCGCAGCTTCAGCCCACCCGGCTGGAAGTGCTGGACGAAAGCGCTGCCCATGCGGGGCATTCAGGCGCCAACGCCGAGGGCTACGGCAGCCACTTTCGGGTGCGGATTGCCAGCCCGCTCTTTACCGGCAGGAACCGCGTGGCGCGCCACCGGCTTGTGTATGATGCACTGCAAAATTTCATCGACCAGGGGCTTCACGCCCTGGCCATCGAAATCATCGAATCACCCTGA
- a CDS encoding peptidylprolyl isomerase encodes MKKQLLLATTVAGLLAFGAQGALAQNVAIVNGKAVPKTRLDSLAQQVVKSGRAVTPEMEGQLREEVIAREVFMQEADKLGLAASEDVKVQMELARQTILIRELFADYQKKNPVTEAEMKAEYDKFAAANGGKEYKARHILVEKEAEAKEIIASLKKGGKFDEIAKKKSKDPGSGAKGGDLDWANPSSYVPEFTEALVKLNKGQTTETPVKTEFGYHVIRVDDIRTAQLPSYEEVKPQIAQQMQQQKLAAFQNDLRKKAKVE; translated from the coding sequence ATGAAGAAACAACTCTTACTGGCTACCACCGTTGCCGGCCTGCTGGCCTTTGGCGCGCAAGGCGCCCTGGCGCAGAACGTCGCCATTGTCAACGGCAAGGCCGTGCCCAAGACACGCCTGGATTCGCTGGCCCAGCAGGTCGTCAAGTCCGGCCGCGCGGTCACGCCTGAAATGGAAGGCCAGCTGCGCGAAGAAGTTATCGCGCGTGAAGTCTTCATGCAGGAAGCCGACAAGCTGGGTCTGGCCGCCAGCGAAGACGTCAAGGTGCAAATGGAACTGGCCCGCCAGACCATCCTGATCCGTGAACTGTTTGCCGACTACCAGAAGAAAAACCCGGTGACCGAAGCCGAGATGAAAGCGGAGTACGACAAGTTCGCCGCAGCCAACGGCGGCAAGGAATACAAGGCGCGCCACATCCTGGTGGAAAAGGAAGCCGAAGCCAAGGAAATCATTGCCAGCCTGAAGAAAGGCGGCAAGTTTGACGAAATCGCCAAGAAAAAATCCAAGGACCCCGGATCCGGCGCCAAGGGCGGCGACCTCGACTGGGCCAACCCGTCGAGCTACGTGCCTGAGTTCACCGAGGCGCTGGTCAAGCTGAACAAGGGCCAGACCACCGAAACGCCGGTAAAGACCGAGTTCGGCTACCACGTGATCCGCGTTGACGACATTCGCACGGCGCAATTGCCGTCGTACGAAGAAGTCAAACCCCAGATCGCCCAGCAGATGCAGCAGCAAAAACTGGCCGCTTTCCAGAACGACCTGCGCAAAAAAGCCAAGGTCGAATAA
- a CDS encoding metal-dependent hydrolase, with product MSISLKFSAVSAAFLRGLLLGAAVFATTLASAQNGKTEVLWLGQAAVRITTPTGKVIMIDPWLTTNPKTPANFRTIESVGKVDLILVTHGHFDHFADAPALSLLNKAPMYGPAGLNQSVIALGILPAELAPRFGKGGTIQPFGPGGVKITAVHAEHSSELGWKNPATGKEEVHVGGEPVGYIIEMENGFKLWHMGDTGVFGDMRLIGDMYRPDLVLIPIGGHFVMNPVDAAMAVREMIRPRFALPIHYGTTPVLRGTPAEFNAALGTAPGTARMVTLDPGQKVDF from the coding sequence ATGTCCATCAGCCTTAAATTTTCAGCCGTATCCGCAGCGTTCCTGCGAGGCCTGCTTCTTGGCGCCGCCGTGTTCGCCACCACCCTCGCGTCAGCGCAAAACGGCAAGACCGAAGTGCTCTGGCTGGGGCAAGCCGCCGTGCGCATCACAACACCCACCGGCAAGGTCATCATGATCGACCCTTGGCTGACGACCAACCCCAAGACACCGGCCAATTTCCGCACGATCGAGTCAGTGGGCAAGGTCGACCTGATCCTGGTGACGCATGGCCATTTCGACCATTTCGCCGACGCACCCGCCCTGTCGCTGCTGAACAAGGCGCCGATGTACGGCCCGGCGGGGCTTAACCAGTCGGTGATCGCACTGGGCATCCTGCCGGCCGAGCTGGCGCCGCGTTTCGGCAAAGGCGGCACCATCCAGCCCTTTGGCCCGGGCGGCGTGAAAATCACGGCCGTGCACGCTGAGCATTCGTCCGAGCTGGGCTGGAAGAATCCGGCCACCGGCAAGGAAGAAGTCCATGTCGGCGGTGAGCCCGTCGGCTACATCATCGAGATGGAAAACGGCTTCAAGCTTTGGCATATGGGCGATACCGGCGTCTTTGGCGACATGCGCCTGATCGGCGACATGTACCGGCCCGATCTGGTGCTCATTCCCATAGGCGGGCACTTTGTGATGAACCCGGTGGACGCCGCGATGGCGGTTCGCGAGATGATCCGGCCCCGCTTCGCGCTGCCTATCCACTACGGCACCACACCGGTGCTTCGCGGCACACCCGCCGAATTCAACGCGGCACTCGGAACCGCACCTGGAACCGCGCGCATGGTGACCCTCGATCCCGGCCAAAAAGTCGATTTCTGA
- a CDS encoding ABC transporter substrate-binding protein, with protein MRALAHRAVVFGLAALLTACASRPLPPAPPVTELAPGGTLRAAINFGNPILAVKDAANGEPRGVSVDLSRELGRRLGVPVQLVTFNSAGKVVEAVRDAQVDIAFVAIDPVRGADMLQTPPYVIIEGAYLVRNDSPIRRNENVDQANNRVVVGNGSAYDLYLTRELKAAKLVKAPTSPAVTDVMIAQNMEVAAGVKQQLEADAKRVGGVRLLPGRFMVINQAMGLPKGRENAARYLAAFIEQMKASGFVAAALARHGIEGAAVAPPSAP; from the coding sequence ATGCGTGCGTTGGCCCATCGTGCTGTGGTCTTCGGGCTGGCGGCATTGCTGACGGCCTGCGCATCGCGGCCGCTTCCCCCGGCCCCGCCTGTGACTGAACTGGCGCCCGGCGGAACGCTGCGGGCGGCCATCAACTTCGGTAACCCCATCCTGGCCGTGAAAGATGCGGCCAATGGCGAGCCACGCGGCGTTTCCGTGGACTTGTCGCGCGAACTCGGGCGCCGCCTGGGCGTGCCCGTGCAACTCGTCACCTTCAACTCGGCCGGCAAGGTGGTCGAAGCGGTGAGGGATGCGCAGGTGGACATTGCTTTTGTCGCGATTGATCCGGTGCGCGGTGCCGACATGCTGCAAACCCCGCCCTACGTGATCATCGAAGGCGCTTACCTGGTGCGCAACGATTCACCGATCCGGCGCAACGAAAACGTAGACCAGGCTAACAACCGCGTTGTAGTGGGCAACGGCAGTGCCTACGACCTGTATCTGACCCGTGAGCTAAAGGCCGCGAAGCTGGTCAAGGCCCCCACATCACCGGCTGTGACCGACGTCATGATCGCGCAAAACATGGAGGTGGCCGCCGGCGTGAAGCAACAACTGGAAGCGGACGCCAAACGCGTAGGAGGCGTGCGCCTGCTGCCGGGGCGTTTTATGGTCATCAACCAGGCCATGGGCTTGCCCAAGGGACGTGAAAACGCGGCACGCTACCTGGCGGCTTTCATCGAGCAGATGAAAGCCTCAGGTTTTGTCGCGGCTGCACTGGCGCGCCATGGGATTGAAGGCGCTGCGGTAGCACCGCCTTCTGCCCCCTAA
- the purL gene encoding phosphoribosylformylglycinamidine synthase: protein MTLHLTTFEGEPHGISALSDFRVQQLLPRLQAIHDKIVGISARFVHLVATESPPSDAAKAQLAALLTYGEPCTATAGKADDALVFIVSPRFGTVSPWASKATDIAHNCGLAVKRIERITEYRVTLKSGFFSKTALTDVQREQVAGLLHDRMTESVMFDRAQAAGLFTELQGAPLQTIDVLAGGKAALEKANAEFGLALAADEIDYLVNAFTQLKRNPTDVELMMFAQANSEHCRHKIFNADFTIDGVAQGISLFGMIRNTEKLHPQHTVVAYSDNASVMEGYKIQRFYAKSASSPDAALAGSYQTYSATDDVQMHVLMKVETHNHPTAISPFPGASTGAGGEIRDEGATGRGSKPKAGLTGFTVSRLFDGGYGKPEHIASPLQIMTEGPLGGAAFNNEFGRPNLNGYFREYEQTVGGQRWGYHKPIMIAGGVGTIDAALTKKILFPAGTLLIQLGGPGMRIGMGGSAASSMASGANAAQLDFDSVQRGNPEIERRAQEVINQCAQLGAANPILAIHDVGAGGLSNAFPELVNDAGRGAKFDLRSVPLEESGLSPKEIWSNESQERYVMAIAPESLAQFQAFCERERCPFAVIGVATEEKQLVLSDKDAAPPVDMPMNVLLGKPPKMHRDVTSVEHAIKPIDLTGVDLQKSAIAVLSHPTVASKRFLITIGDRTVSGLTHRDQMVGPWQVPVADCAITLADYSGFAGEAMSMGERTPLATVNAAASGRMAVAEAITNLLAAPIELPRVKLSANWMAACGEPGQDAALYATVKAVGMELCPALGVSIPVGKDSLSMRTVWSEGADSKKVTSPVSLIVSAFATLPDVRGALTPQLNRDEADSTLILIDLGKGQNRMGGSILAQTLDKEEGDVPDLDDPKDLVNLVNAINALRKDGKLMAYHDRSDGGLFAAVCEMGFAGNVGVSLNIDMLLVEGDGISDSRMDTGDSKNWASQVGARREELTLKALFNEELGAVIQVATSARNEVMQTLREHGLSKFSHFIGKTRPQHASLEVGKGEIQVWRDTKAVFSAKLQDLHQVWDSVSWKICQQRDNPDCANNEHAAAGNPADPGLHVALTFEPAKAPAAPALNLSSRPRVAVLREQGVNSHVEMAYVFTQAGFEACDVHMTDLQTGRAKLADFKGIVACGGFSYGDTLGAGIGWARSVTFNPVLSEEFKAFFARQDTFGLGVCNGCQMFAELADIIPGAEAWPRFTTNRSERFEARLSMVEVMESPSIFLQGMAGSRLPIAVAHGEGYANFAFRGDASRAIAAMRFTDNEGKPTEAYPANPNGSAGGLTAVTTADGRFTAMMPHPERVFRNIQKSWTSGNSSEHSPWMSLWHNARKWVG from the coding sequence GTGACCCTGCACCTGACGACTTTTGAGGGCGAACCCCATGGGATCAGCGCCCTCAGCGACTTCCGCGTCCAGCAACTCCTTCCCCGCCTGCAAGCCATCCACGACAAGATCGTGGGCATCAGCGCCCGGTTTGTGCACCTGGTGGCGACCGAATCGCCGCCCTCGGACGCGGCCAAAGCCCAACTCGCTGCGCTGCTGACTTACGGTGAACCGTGCACCGCTACCGCCGGCAAGGCCGACGACGCACTGGTTTTTATCGTCTCGCCGCGTTTTGGCACCGTCTCGCCTTGGGCCTCCAAGGCGACGGACATCGCCCACAACTGCGGGCTGGCCGTCAAGCGCATTGAGCGCATCACCGAATACCGCGTCACGCTGAAATCCGGCTTTTTCAGCAAAACCGCCCTGACCGACGTCCAGCGCGAGCAGGTCGCCGGCTTGCTGCATGACCGCATGACTGAAAGCGTGATGTTCGACCGCGCACAGGCGGCCGGCCTCTTCACCGAGCTGCAGGGCGCGCCGCTGCAGACCATTGACGTGCTGGCAGGCGGCAAGGCCGCACTTGAGAAAGCCAACGCCGAGTTTGGCCTGGCGCTGGCAGCCGATGAAATCGACTACCTGGTCAACGCCTTCACCCAGCTCAAACGCAACCCGACCGACGTCGAGCTGATGATGTTTGCCCAGGCCAACAGCGAGCATTGCCGCCACAAGATCTTCAACGCCGACTTCACGATTGACGGCGTGGCGCAGGGCATCAGCCTGTTCGGCATGATCCGCAACACCGAAAAGCTGCACCCGCAGCACACGGTGGTGGCGTATTCCGACAACGCCTCCGTCATGGAAGGCTACAAAATCCAGCGGTTTTATGCCAAATCGGCCTCCAGCCCAGACGCAGCCTTGGCGGGTAGCTATCAAACTTATAGCGCCACCGATGACGTGCAAATGCACGTGCTGATGAAGGTCGAGACGCACAACCATCCCACAGCGATTTCCCCGTTCCCCGGCGCCTCGACCGGCGCGGGCGGCGAGATCCGCGACGAAGGCGCGACTGGCCGCGGCTCCAAGCCCAAGGCTGGCCTTACCGGTTTTACCGTGTCCAGGCTGTTTGATGGCGGCTACGGCAAGCCGGAGCACATCGCAAGCCCGCTGCAAATCATGACCGAAGGCCCGCTGGGTGGCGCGGCCTTTAACAACGAGTTCGGCCGGCCCAACCTGAACGGCTACTTCCGCGAATATGAGCAAACCGTGGGCGGCCAGCGCTGGGGCTACCACAAGCCCATCATGATCGCCGGCGGCGTCGGCACGATTGACGCGGCGCTGACCAAAAAGATCCTGTTCCCGGCCGGCACCTTGCTGATCCAGCTGGGCGGCCCCGGCATGCGCATCGGCATGGGCGGCAGCGCAGCCAGCTCCATGGCCTCGGGCGCCAACGCGGCCCAGCTCGACTTTGATTCGGTACAGCGCGGCAACCCTGAAATCGAGCGCCGTGCGCAGGAAGTCATCAACCAGTGCGCCCAACTGGGCGCGGCCAACCCGATCCTGGCGATCCACGACGTCGGCGCCGGCGGTCTTTCCAACGCCTTCCCTGAGCTTGTGAACGACGCCGGGCGCGGCGCGAAGTTTGACCTGCGCAGTGTGCCGCTAGAAGAAAGCGGCCTCTCACCCAAGGAAATCTGGAGCAACGAGAGCCAGGAGCGCTACGTGATGGCGATTGCGCCTGAATCGCTGGCGCAGTTTCAGGCTTTTTGCGAGCGTGAGCGTTGCCCGTTTGCAGTGATTGGTGTGGCGACGGAAGAAAAGCAGCTGGTGCTGTCCGACAAGGACGCCGCCCCGCCAGTCGATATGCCGATGAATGTGCTGCTGGGCAAGCCGCCGAAGATGCACCGCGACGTGACGTCCGTCGAGCACGCGATCAAGCCCATCGACCTGACCGGCGTCGACTTGCAGAAAAGCGCGATTGCGGTGCTCAGCCACCCGACCGTCGCCTCCAAACGCTTCCTGATCACCATCGGCGACCGCACCGTGAGCGGCCTCACGCACCGTGACCAGATGGTCGGCCCCTGGCAGGTGCCGGTGGCCGATTGCGCCATCACGCTGGCCGACTACAGCGGTTTTGCCGGCGAGGCCATGAGCATGGGCGAGCGCACGCCGCTGGCCACCGTCAACGCCGCCGCGTCCGGCCGCATGGCAGTGGCAGAGGCCATCACCAACCTGCTGGCTGCGCCGATCGAGCTGCCGCGCGTCAAGCTATCCGCCAACTGGATGGCCGCCTGCGGTGAGCCCGGCCAGGACGCCGCGCTGTATGCAACCGTCAAGGCCGTGGGCATGGAACTGTGCCCGGCCTTGGGCGTATCGATTCCCGTTGGCAAGGATTCCTTGTCGATGCGCACCGTGTGGAGCGAAGGCGCTGACAGCAAGAAAGTCACCTCGCCGGTTTCGCTGATCGTGAGCGCTTTCGCCACGCTGCCCGATGTGCGCGGCGCACTCACGCCGCAGCTGAACCGCGATGAGGCCGACAGCACCCTGATCCTTATCGATCTGGGGAAGGGCCAAAACCGCATGGGCGGCTCCATCCTGGCGCAAACACTCGACAAGGAAGAGGGCGATGTGCCCGACCTGGACGACCCGAAAGACCTGGTCAACCTCGTCAACGCCATCAATGCGCTGCGCAAGGATGGCAAGCTGATGGCCTATCACGACCGCAGCGACGGCGGCCTGTTTGCCGCGGTCTGCGAAATGGGTTTTGCCGGCAACGTCGGCGTGTCGCTCAACATCGACATGCTGCTGGTTGAAGGCGACGGCATTTCCGACAGCCGCATGGATACGGGCGACAGCAAGAACTGGGCAAGCCAGGTCGGCGCGCGCCGCGAAGAACTCACGCTCAAGGCGCTGTTCAACGAAGAGCTGGGCGCCGTCATCCAGGTGGCGACCTCAGCGCGCAACGAAGTCATGCAGACCCTGCGCGAACACGGCCTGTCCAAATTCAGCCACTTCATCGGCAAGACCCGGCCGCAGCATGCTTCGCTTGAAGTCGGCAAGGGCGAGATCCAGGTCTGGCGCGACACCAAGGCCGTGTTCTCGGCCAAGCTGCAAGACCTGCACCAGGTCTGGGATTCGGTCAGCTGGAAGATTTGCCAGCAGCGCGACAACCCCGACTGCGCCAACAACGAACACGCGGCCGCCGGCAACCCGGCAGACCCGGGCCTGCATGTTGCGCTGACGTTTGAGCCCGCCAAAGCGCCGGCAGCCCCGGCGCTCAACCTGTCGTCGCGGCCGCGCGTGGCGGTGCTGCGTGAGCAGGGCGTCAACTCGCATGTGGAAATGGCCTATGTCTTCACGCAGGCCGGCTTTGAGGCCTGCGACGTGCACATGACCGACCTGCAAACCGGCCGCGCCAAGCTGGCCGACTTCAAGGGCATCGTGGCCTGCGGCGGCTTCAGCTACGGCGACACCCTGGGCGCAGGCATAGGCTGGGCGCGCTCCGTCACCTTCAACCCGGTGCTGTCAGAAGAATTCAAGGCCTTCTTTGCGCGCCAGGACACTTTCGGCCTGGGCGTGTGCAACGGTTGCCAGATGTTTGCCGAGTTGGCCGACATTATTCCGGGCGCTGAAGCCTGGCCGCGCTTCACCACGAACCGCAGCGAACGCTTTGAAGCCCGCCTGAGCATGGTCGAGGTGATGGAGTCTCCCAGCATTTTCCTGCAAGGCATGGCCGGCAGCCGCCTGCCGATCGCAGTGGCGCACGGCGAGGGTTACGCCAATTTCGCTTTCCGGGGCGATGCCTCCAGGGCAATTGCCGCGATGCGCTTCACCGACAACGAAGGCAAGCCGACGGAAGCCTACCCGGCCAACCCGAACGGCAGCGCCGGCGGCCTCACGGCGGTGACCACGGCCGACGGCCGCTTCACGGCGATGATGCCGCACCCCGAGCGGGTGTTCCGCAACATCCAGAAGAGCTGGACGTCAGGCAACAGCAGCGAGCACAGCCCCTGGATGAGCCTCTGGCACAACGCACGCAAGTGGGTGGGTTGA
- the map gene encoding type I methionyl aminopeptidase gives MSITYKDAAGIEGMRLAGRLASEVLDYLTPFVKPGVTTNEIDRLAHDYMTQVQGTIPATLGYGPPGYVPYPKSLCTSVNHQVCHGIPNDKPLKKGDIVNIDVTVITKDGWHGDNSRMYLVGEASIAAKRLCNITFEAMWQGIMRVKPGVRLGDIGFAIQTYAEKQGFSVVREFCGHGIGKNFHEEPQVLHYGRPGTLEELTPGMTFTIEPMINAGKRDIKDGPEKDGWSIVTRDHSLSAQWEHTILVTDTGYEVLTLSAGSPPIPAFVPQGSPVQAAVSA, from the coding sequence ATGAGCATTACTTACAAAGACGCGGCAGGCATTGAAGGCATGCGCCTGGCCGGACGGCTGGCTTCCGAGGTTCTGGACTACCTCACCCCCTTCGTCAAACCGGGCGTCACCACCAACGAAATCGACCGGCTGGCCCACGACTACATGACCCAGGTCCAGGGCACCATCCCCGCCACCCTGGGCTACGGCCCCCCGGGCTATGTGCCCTACCCCAAATCGCTGTGCACCTCCGTCAACCACCAGGTGTGCCACGGCATCCCCAACGACAAGCCGCTGAAAAAGGGCGACATTGTCAACATCGACGTGACCGTGATCACCAAAGACGGCTGGCACGGCGACAACAGCCGCATGTACCTGGTCGGCGAGGCCTCGATTGCCGCCAAGCGCCTGTGCAACATCACTTTTGAAGCCATGTGGCAGGGCATCATGCGCGTCAAACCCGGCGTGCGGCTGGGCGACATCGGCTTTGCCATCCAGACTTACGCTGAAAAACAGGGCTTTTCGGTCGTGCGCGAATTCTGCGGCCATGGCATCGGCAAGAACTTCCATGAAGAACCGCAGGTGCTGCACTACGGCCGCCCCGGCACGCTCGAAGAACTCACGCCCGGCATGACCTTCACCATCGAGCCCATGATCAACGCCGGCAAGCGCGATATCAAGGACGGCCCTGAAAAAGACGGCTGGAGCATCGTGACGCGCGACCATTCGCTCTCGGCCCAGTGGGAGCACACGATTCTGGTGACCGACACCGGCTACGAAGTGCTGACCCTGTCCGCCGGAAGCCCTCCGATTCCGGCTTTTGTGCCCCAGGGCAGCCCGGTACAGGCCGCGGTCAGCGCCTGA